One window of Gloeothece citriformis PCC 7424 genomic DNA carries:
- a CDS encoding phosphate/phosphite/phosphonate ABC transporter substrate-binding protein, with protein sequence MLSPIHKNFLMGLLLMGLLGCSQNSSSPPNKGYSPTPSTATGKIVIADINKNASKKIQEFQPMADYLASHLTQFGIGTGEVKVAQDFETIANWLKTGEVDLYFDSPYPAMRISQMSGAKPILRRWKSRQGTYSGVIFIMANSKINSVKDLQGKMIAFEEPVSTSGYVLPLNILLKAGLKTVEKSSTEQLVLSDEVGYVFSNDDENTIQWVISGRVDAGAADDRAFNSIPAQSRQEMKILAQTDKVARQIVLVKPGMNPEKQAAIKSILINMDKTEAGKQVLETFEKTTKFDEYPVEADLKKLQEIYEKIN encoded by the coding sequence ATGTTATCTCCAATACATAAAAACTTTTTGATGGGACTGCTATTGATGGGGTTATTAGGGTGTAGTCAAAATTCATCATCCCCACCGAATAAAGGTTATAGCCCTACGCCTTCTACGGCTACCGGTAAAATTGTGATTGCCGATATTAACAAAAATGCCTCAAAAAAGATCCAAGAATTCCAACCAATGGCTGACTATCTGGCCTCCCATTTAACTCAATTTGGGATTGGAACTGGAGAAGTTAAAGTTGCTCAAGATTTTGAAACGATCGCCAACTGGTTAAAAACCGGCGAGGTAGATTTATACTTCGATAGTCCTTATCCCGCGATGAGAATTAGTCAAATGTCTGGTGCTAAACCGATTTTGCGTCGTTGGAAAAGCAGACAAGGAACTTATTCAGGAGTAATTTTTATTATGGCTAATAGTAAAATAAATAGTGTCAAAGATTTACAAGGGAAGATGATCGCTTTTGAAGAACCGGTATCTACATCAGGGTACGTTTTACCCTTAAATATTCTTTTAAAAGCAGGACTGAAAACTGTAGAAAAATCCTCTACAGAGCAGTTAGTCTTATCTGATGAGGTAGGATATGTTTTTAGTAATGATGATGAAAATACCATTCAATGGGTAATTAGCGGAAGAGTGGATGCTGGAGCGGCGGATGATCGAGCTTTTAATTCAATTCCGGCTCAAAGTCGCCAAGAGATGAAAATTTTAGCTCAAACGGATAAAGTTGCTCGACAAATTGTACTGGTTAAACCGGGTATGAATCCCGAAAAACAAGCAGCGATTAAATCCATCCTGATTAATATGGATAAAACTGAAGCTGGAAAACAAGTTTTAGAAACATTTGAAAAGACAACAAAATTTGATGAGTATCCTGTTGAGGCAGACTTGAAAAAACTTCAAGAGATCTACGAGAAAATCAATTAA
- a CDS encoding ATP-binding protein produces the protein MKKSSRKKGSLATRLTIAMTTLVITTITSVTLLSLKRQQETFRAELQQQAEILLNTLVVTTGNPLYFLDVSSLREFMKQLGEANVLVSGHIYDDDGRLIADAYRPNILAYEITPDPFGQKLLNSPQIKFIWYKDRLIAGRAVLLGNQTVGAVSVGLSTKPLHAKINAVRNQGIAAATTAALCGTVLSLLLSRSITEPLQQMTRATKQLAAGDLSQTITITSNDELEVLAESFNSMTSRLRELIARIQDRAEQLHQSESKNRALLDAIPDLILVFNQEGILLDCKCQTNENTPLSLPFKSIIGKKIDEVFAHDSAELLFFHIKEALTCKTLQVCEYEQFIGDEKLYYETRIVVSGEGEVLAIIRDITKNKLAQAEWQQAKEAAEAANQAKTAFLASMSHELRTPLNGILGLSQLLLEDAQEAGYLDFIEDLQQINQSGLHLLGLIEDILDISKIEAGKMILYPETFDVSLLITEVVNTIQPLIKKNGNSLQIKFSNPLGPMVADRKRVKQILINLLSNAAKFTEQGKILLTVNRQVFNETPQPSINSPSTWLVFSVIDTGIGMTQEQISKIFQPFVQADSSTTKKYGGTGLGLSICQRFCEMMGGYITVESQVNVGSAFTVGLPANLNTKVVTY, from the coding sequence ATGAAAAAATCTTCCCGAAAAAAAGGTTCTCTGGCGACTCGATTAACTATAGCCATGACGACTTTAGTGATTACAACGATCACGAGCGTCACGCTTTTGTCTCTTAAGCGTCAACAAGAAACTTTTCGGGCAGAATTACAACAGCAAGCTGAAATTTTATTAAATACTCTCGTTGTCACCACTGGAAATCCTCTTTATTTTTTAGATGTTTCTTCTCTGAGGGAGTTCATGAAACAACTAGGAGAAGCAAATGTTTTAGTTTCTGGACATATTTATGATGACGATGGACGGCTCATCGCTGATGCTTATCGTCCCAATATTTTAGCCTATGAAATTACCCCCGATCCTTTCGGACAAAAATTGCTAAACAGTCCACAAATAAAGTTTATTTGGTATAAAGATAGATTAATTGCCGGCAGAGCCGTTTTATTAGGCAATCAAACCGTAGGAGCGGTTAGCGTTGGGTTATCCACTAAACCATTACACGCTAAAATCAATGCCGTCCGGAATCAAGGTATCGCCGCCGCCACTACCGCCGCTTTATGTGGAACGGTTTTGTCTTTGCTATTAAGTCGCTCAATTACAGAACCCTTACAACAAATGACACGAGCGACAAAACAGTTAGCCGCCGGGGATTTGTCTCAAACAATTACCATCACCAGTAATGATGAATTAGAGGTATTGGCTGAATCTTTTAATAGTATGACTTCCCGACTCCGAGAGTTAATTGCTAGAATTCAAGACCGGGCTGAACAATTACACCAAAGTGAAAGCAAAAATCGAGCCTTACTTGATGCTATCCCTGATTTAATTTTGGTGTTCAATCAAGAAGGTATTTTACTCGATTGTAAATGTCAAACTAATGAAAATACTCCTTTAAGTCTGCCTTTTAAATCGATTATTGGTAAAAAAATTGATGAAGTTTTTGCTCATGATTCGGCTGAATTATTATTTTTTCATATCAAAGAAGCTCTCACTTGTAAAACTTTACAAGTCTGTGAATATGAACAATTTATTGGGGATGAAAAACTTTATTATGAAACCAGAATTGTGGTCAGTGGTGAGGGAGAAGTTTTAGCGATCATCCGAGATATTACTAAGAATAAATTAGCTCAAGCCGAATGGCAACAAGCTAAAGAAGCCGCCGAAGCCGCTAACCAAGCTAAAACCGCTTTTCTAGCGAGTATGAGTCATGAATTACGCACTCCTTTAAATGGAATTTTAGGATTGAGTCAGCTATTACTCGAAGATGCCCAAGAAGCCGGCTATCTCGATTTTATCGAGGATTTACAGCAAATTAATCAATCCGGACTTCATTTATTAGGCTTAATTGAAGATATTTTAGATATTTCTAAAATTGAAGCCGGAAAAATGATTCTTTATCCAGAAACCTTTGATGTTTCCCTTCTTATTACTGAAGTCGTTAATACCATTCAACCCCTGATCAAAAAAAATGGGAATAGTCTTCAGATCAAATTTTCTAATCCTCTGGGCCCAATGGTAGCTGACCGCAAAAGAGTTAAGCAAATTTTAATCAATTTACTGAGCAATGCTGCTAAGTTTACCGAGCAGGGAAAAATTCTCTTAACCGTCAATCGACAAGTGTTTAATGAAACACCCCAACCCTCTATTAATTCCCCGTCAACCTGGCTCGTCTTTTCGGTGATAGATACGGGGATTGGCATGACTCAAGAACAGATCAGTAAGATTTTTCAACCCTTTGTACAAGCTGATAGTTCAACGACTAAAAAATATGGAGGCACTGGCTTAGGCTTATCTATTTGTCAGCGTTTTTGTGAAATGATGGGAGGTTATATCACCGTAGAAAGTCAGGTTAATGTCGGTTCAGCCTTTACGGTCGGTTTACCCGCAAATCTCAATACAAAGGTAGTTACTTACTAA
- a CDS encoding ATP-binding protein yields MTVNQTDFDDIFTYSGEMGELIKTFNWSTTSLGPISQWPPSLKTAVSIMLASRFPIQILWGSDYIQFYNDAYCPILGSKHPKGLGQRGQECWAEVWDFAGSRLDQVRLTGEASWSDDQLLLLDRHGYTEECYFTFSYTPVRDESGQVAGIFNAVNETTQRVIDQRRQHTLSLLATHVTQAKTYQEACTIATNILASNPEDVPFALLYELEINTGYAKLISQVGYGENLASDPFLFDINLDHPPSEVKSLVKVGLTGQQDLIDNLKTHWSNLPTEPWGEAPNCALVLPIILPGQDRPVGIFVAGISPRRALDSHYHQFFELMVNHISLAIANAYAYEEERKRAEALTELDRAKTVFFSNISHELRTPLTLILGPIEALLHSDESSLSKGDRISLIMAQRNVLRLQKLVNTLLEFSRLEAGRIQAFYQPTDLATFTHDLASVFRSAMEQAGIEFSVNCPPLPELIYVDRQMWEKIVLNLLSNAFKFTFEGEIRLSLAWTGERVKLDIQDTGVGIAPEEIPHLFQRFHRVLGVRSRTHEGSGIGLSLVRELVNLHGGTIEVNSTLEAGTCFTIYIPSGTAHLNPDQISSTPSLPATSPTTAVFVEEALGWLPETAESLATDTPSSHRLTPANGRILLADDNGDMREYVKRLLSQYYEVETVADGIAALEAIRRHPPDLVLSDVMMPRLNGFELLQELRRNPLTEELPIILLSARAGEESLVEGLKSGADDYLVKPFSARELLARIEATLKMAQLRQQAAQKEQKLRAEAEAARQQITNIFESITDGFVAFDHQWRFTYVNQQAAQMLNQSREDLLGNQIWELFPETIGQECYQQLHQAFNEQITLTFEEFSPVFGRWFHLRVYPSSEGLSVYFRDITKAKENDLLRQKNEERLRQSEERLNIALSSAPISLFHQNQELEYTWIYNSAFGYQINDVIGKTDEELLGAEQAQILTEIKSGVLQSGIGRRTEIKITVLEEDKYFDLTVEPLRNLEGNIIGITAASVDITELKTAEQALRESESRFRVMADSAPVLIWMSGTDGLCNWFNQNWLEFTGRTLEQELGNGWAQGVHSDDYNFCLETYLSAFDQRIGFQMEYRLRRADGEYRWVLDNGKPLFTPEGIFSGYIGSCVEITEQKEANLILEEKAQELAQLNTTLTETAELLQKKNEELDQFTYIVSHDLKAPLRAIANLSQWIEEDLSDIIPPESQQQIELLRQRVYRMDQLINNLLDYARIGRSEATKERVEVAQLLEEIIDSLAPPPTFTLEIDLPMPTLMTEKLLLSQVFSNLISNGIKHHGKDQGKLKISVQEQNNFYQFLIADDGQGIPVDYQEKIFAIFQTVKSKDNKDSTGIGLSIVKKIVEIQGGKIMVSSQVGEGTTFSFTWPKNS; encoded by the coding sequence ATGACTGTCAATCAAACTGACTTCGACGATATATTTACCTATAGCGGGGAAATGGGAGAACTGATCAAGACGTTTAATTGGTCAACCACTTCTTTAGGCCCGATTTCCCAATGGCCGCCAAGTTTGAAAACCGCAGTCAGTATTATGTTAGCGTCTAGATTCCCCATTCAGATTTTATGGGGGTCTGATTACATACAATTTTATAATGATGCTTATTGCCCCATTTTAGGCAGTAAACACCCAAAAGGATTAGGTCAGCGCGGTCAAGAGTGTTGGGCAGAGGTTTGGGACTTTGCTGGTTCTCGTTTAGACCAGGTGAGATTGACTGGTGAGGCCAGTTGGTCAGACGATCAATTATTGCTCTTAGACCGTCACGGATATACCGAAGAATGTTACTTTACCTTTTCTTATACCCCCGTCAGAGATGAATCCGGTCAAGTAGCGGGCATTTTTAACGCCGTTAATGAAACCACTCAGCGAGTCATCGATCAACGTCGTCAACACACTCTATCCCTGTTGGCCACTCATGTCACTCAAGCTAAAACTTATCAAGAAGCCTGTACGATCGCCACTAATATCCTAGCTTCCAATCCGGAAGATGTTCCCTTTGCTTTATTATATGAGTTAGAGATTAACACCGGTTATGCTAAATTAATCAGTCAGGTTGGATATGGGGAAAATTTAGCCTCTGATCCCTTTCTTTTCGACATTAATCTCGATCATCCACCCTCCGAAGTCAAATCCTTGGTTAAAGTGGGGCTAACGGGACAACAGGACTTAATCGATAATTTAAAAACTCACTGGTCTAATTTACCGACTGAACCTTGGGGAGAAGCGCCTAATTGTGCCCTCGTCCTGCCGATTATTTTACCCGGACAAGATAGGCCGGTTGGGATATTTGTGGCCGGAATTAGCCCAAGACGAGCATTAGATTCCCATTATCATCAATTTTTTGAGCTAATGGTCAATCATATTTCCTTGGCGATCGCTAATGCTTATGCCTATGAAGAAGAACGCAAGCGGGCTGAAGCCTTAACGGAACTCGATCGGGCCAAAACCGTATTTTTTAGTAATATTAGTCATGAATTGCGAACGCCTCTGACCTTGATTCTAGGGCCAATCGAAGCACTGTTACACTCTGATGAGTCATCCCTATCCAAAGGCGATCGCATCTCCTTAATCATGGCTCAACGGAATGTATTACGCTTACAAAAATTAGTCAATACCCTGTTAGAATTTTCTCGCTTAGAAGCCGGACGAATACAAGCCTTTTATCAACCGACGGATTTAGCCACATTTACTCATGATCTAGCGAGTGTTTTTCGGTCGGCCATGGAACAAGCCGGGATTGAGTTTTCCGTCAATTGCCCCCCGTTGCCCGAATTGATCTATGTTGATCGTCAAATGTGGGAAAAAATCGTGCTTAATTTACTGTCTAATGCCTTTAAATTTACTTTTGAAGGAGAAATCAGGTTATCTTTAGCATGGACAGGAGAACGGGTAAAATTAGACATTCAAGATACTGGGGTTGGCATTGCTCCCGAAGAAATCCCCCATCTGTTTCAAAGATTTCATCGAGTTCTCGGAGTTCGTAGCCGGACTCATGAAGGTTCAGGGATTGGGTTATCCTTGGTTCGAGAGTTAGTCAATCTTCATGGCGGCACAATTGAGGTTAACAGCACTCTTGAGGCAGGAACTTGTTTTACTATCTATATTCCGAGCGGAACTGCCCACCTCAACCCCGACCAAATTAGCTCAACCCCTTCTTTACCCGCCACTTCTCCCACAACGGCGGTTTTTGTGGAAGAAGCCCTAGGATGGCTTCCAGAAACAGCAGAAAGCTTGGCCACTGACACCCCGTCCTCCCATCGTCTTACCCCAGCAAATGGCCGCATTTTACTCGCCGATGATAATGGGGATATGCGGGAATATGTCAAGCGGTTATTAAGTCAATATTATGAAGTCGAAACTGTTGCCGATGGGATAGCCGCCCTAGAAGCGATTCGTCGTCATCCCCCAGATTTAGTCTTAAGTGATGTGATGATGCCTCGCCTCAATGGCTTTGAGTTACTCCAAGAATTACGCCGTAATCCTTTAACTGAAGAATTGCCCATCATTCTCTTATCTGCCAGAGCCGGTGAAGAATCTTTAGTCGAAGGACTTAAAAGCGGAGCGGATGATTATTTAGTCAAACCCTTTTCGGCACGAGAACTTTTAGCCCGCATTGAAGCCACCTTAAAAATGGCGCAACTCCGCCAACAAGCCGCTCAAAAAGAGCAAAAACTACGGGCAGAAGCAGAAGCCGCCCGACAACAAATTACCAATATTTTTGAAAGTATTACTGATGGTTTTGTGGCTTTTGATCATCAATGGCGGTTTACTTATGTTAATCAACAGGCCGCCCAAATGCTCAATCAATCTAGAGAAGATTTGCTAGGAAATCAAATTTGGGAGTTATTTCCGGAAACTATTGGACAAGAGTGTTATCAACAATTGCATCAAGCGTTTAATGAACAAATTACTTTAACTTTTGAAGAGTTTTCTCCCGTTTTTGGTCGTTGGTTTCACCTTCGGGTTTATCCTTCTTCTGAAGGATTGTCTGTCTATTTTCGAGATATTACTAAAGCTAAAGAAAATGACCTATTACGGCAAAAAAACGAGGAACGATTACGCCAAAGTGAAGAACGATTAAATATTGCTCTCTCTAGTGCCCCTATTTCCTTATTCCATCAAAATCAAGAGTTAGAATATACTTGGATTTATAACTCTGCTTTTGGATATCAAATTAATGATGTAATCGGAAAAACCGATGAGGAGTTATTGGGGGCTGAACAGGCACAGATTTTAACAGAGATTAAATCAGGAGTTCTTCAGAGCGGAATTGGACGACGCACAGAAATTAAAATCACTGTCTTAGAAGAAGATAAATATTTTGATTTAACCGTTGAACCGTTACGAAATTTAGAGGGTAATATTATCGGCATAACGGCGGCTTCAGTCGATATTACAGAGTTAAAAACGGCTGAACAAGCTTTACGAGAAAGTGAATCTCGATTTCGGGTGATGGCAGATAGTGCCCCCGTTTTAATCTGGATGTCAGGCACAGATGGCTTATGTAATTGGTTTAATCAAAATTGGTTAGAATTTACGGGACGAACTCTAGAACAAGAACTAGGAAATGGGTGGGCGCAAGGGGTTCATTCTGATGATTATAATTTTTGTTTAGAAACTTATTTATCCGCTTTTGATCAACGGATAGGCTTTCAAATGGAGTATCGTCTGAGACGGGCTGATGGGGAGTATCGTTGGGTTTTAGATAACGGTAAACCTCTCTTTACTCCTGAAGGAATTTTTAGCGGTTATATCGGCTCTTGTGTTGAGATTACTGAACAAAAAGAAGCTAATTTGATCTTAGAAGAAAAAGCTCAGGAATTAGCTCAATTAAATACAACTTTAACGGAAACCGCCGAACTCTTACAAAAGAAAAATGAAGAACTCGATCAATTTACCTATATTGTTTCCCACGATCTTAAAGCCCCTCTCAGAGCGATCGCTAATCTTTCTCAATGGATCGAAGAAGATTTAAGTGATATAATTCCGCCAGAAAGTCAACAACAAATAGAGCTATTACGGCAACGAGTTTATCGGATGGATCAGTTAATTAATAATTTATTAGACTATGCTCGAATTGGGCGGAGTGAAGCCACAAAAGAAAGGGTAGAAGTGGCTCAATTACTCGAAGAAATTATTGATTCTCTTGCTCCCCCTCCTACTTTTACTCTAGAAATTGATTTACCTATGCCAACCTTAATGACAGAAAAATTACTTTTAAGTCAGGTTTTTTCTAATTTAATTAGTAATGGGATTAAACATCATGGTAAAGACCAGGGTAAACTTAAAATATCAGTTCAAGAGCAAAACAATTTTTATCAATTTTTAATTGCCGATGATGGTCAAGGAATTCCAGTAGACTATCAAGAGAAAATTTTTGCTATTTTTCAAACCGTAAAAAGTAAAGATAACAAAGACAGTACCGGCATTGGTTTATCAATTGTTAAAAAAATTGTGGAAATTCAAGGAGGAAAGATTATGGTCTCTTCACAAGTGGGAGAAGGAACAACCTTTAGCTTTACTTGGCCAAAAAATTCCTAA
- a CDS encoding DedA family protein, with amino-acid sequence MAEWIVNLMNTLGYGGIALLMFLENLFPPIPSELIMPLAGFTVAQGKMQLIPAIAAGVFGTILGAFPWYYLGVIFEQQRLEKLADKYGKWVTISSTDVRKANHWFGRHGTKAVFFGRLVPGIRTIISLPAGMNRMPLITFVIYSTLGTTLWIVFLTLAGYLLGENYKLVEDYIGPISKIALLSVIFGFIIWIIRKNLRQRN; translated from the coding sequence ATGGCTGAATGGATTGTCAATTTAATGAACACTTTGGGCTATGGAGGAATTGCCCTATTGATGTTTCTTGAAAACCTATTTCCTCCTATCCCCTCAGAACTGATTATGCCTTTAGCAGGATTTACAGTAGCTCAGGGGAAAATGCAGTTAATACCAGCCATAGCAGCCGGGGTGTTTGGCACTATTTTAGGGGCATTTCCTTGGTACTATTTGGGGGTTATTTTCGAGCAACAACGCTTAGAAAAGCTAGCGGATAAATATGGTAAATGGGTTACTATTTCTTCTACGGATGTGAGAAAAGCCAATCATTGGTTTGGTCGTCATGGAACTAAAGCCGTATTTTTCGGTCGATTAGTGCCGGGAATTCGGACAATTATTTCTCTGCCGGCGGGAATGAATAGAATGCCTTTAATTACTTTTGTTATTTATTCTACTTTAGGAACTACCTTATGGATAGTTTTTTTGACTCTAGCCGGATACTTATTAGGGGAAAATTATAAACTCGTAGAAGACTATATCGGCCCGATTTCTAAAATTGCTCTTTTAAGTGTAATTTTCGGATTTATTATTTGGATTATTAGAAAAAATCTTCGCCAGAGAAATTAA
- a CDS encoding polysaccharide deacetylase family protein, with the protein MQLAPVYPLLYRVLHPLFPKCLWHGATEQKTIALTFDDGPHPQYTPKLLAVLDRYQIEASFFWLGVCVQRNPELANEVFQRGHGIGLHGYTHQSFPRLSTDELKQSLLNTQNAIADACQIDGHLIRDVRPPNGLFMPRQLRQLDQWGYRVVMWTVVPEDWVCPGISVVEERTLAQVNSGAIIVLHDGYYGGKDVAAITANLIPQLLDQGYQFVSVNEFWQQRQLTKPRN; encoded by the coding sequence ATGCAGTTGGCTCCGGTTTATCCACTGCTGTATCGCGTTCTCCATCCTCTGTTTCCTAAGTGTCTTTGGCATGGCGCAACAGAGCAAAAAACCATCGCCTTAACCTTCGATGATGGGCCTCATCCTCAATACACCCCTAAATTATTGGCGGTTTTAGACCGCTATCAAATCGAGGCCAGTTTTTTTTGGTTAGGCGTTTGTGTTCAAAGAAACCCAGAGCTTGCCAACGAAGTCTTTCAAAGAGGTCATGGGATCGGATTACATGGCTATACTCATCAATCCTTTCCTCGATTAAGTACAGATGAATTAAAACAAAGTCTCTTGAACACTCAAAATGCGATCGCCGACGCTTGTCAAATTGATGGACACCTAATTCGGGATGTTCGACCCCCCAATGGGTTATTTATGCCCCGACAATTACGACAATTAGACCAATGGGGTTATCGGGTGGTGATGTGGACAGTCGTTCCGGAAGACTGGGTTTGTCCAGGAATTTCTGTGGTTGAAGAGCGAACCTTAGCTCAAGTTAATTCAGGAGCAATCATTGTTTTACATGATGGTTATTATGGAGGAAAGGATGTCGCTGCTATCACCGCTAATTTGATTCCTCAACTGCTAGACCAAGGATATCAATTTGTAAGTGTCAATGAGTTTTGGCAACAAAGACAATTAACAAAACCCAGAAACTGA
- the rpoD gene encoding RNA polymerase sigma factor RpoD: MTQANDVLATITEPQMDWDTFIIDDIDETAEEELEEAVADDNSKKTRKVTATRRRDAGKKKPYTEDSIRIYLQEIGRIRLLRAEEEIELARKIADLLELERLREKLRRSLGRYPSDKEWAEQVGMELPAFQRRLYLGRRAKDKMVQSNLRLVVSIAKKYMNRGLSFQDLIQEGSLGLIRAAEKFDHEKGYKFSTYATWWIRQAITRAIADQSRTIRLPVHLYETISRIKKTTKILSQEMRRKPTEEEIATRMEMTIEKLRFIAKSAQLPISLETPIGKEEDSRLGDFIEADGETPEDEVSKNLLREDLENVLDTLSPRERDVLRLRYGLDDGRMKTLEEIGQIFNVTRERIRQIEAKALRKLRHPNRNSILKEYIR; the protein is encoded by the coding sequence ATGACGCAGGCCAATGACGTACTCGCAACCATTACTGAGCCTCAAATGGATTGGGACACATTCATCATCGACGACATTGATGAAACCGCCGAAGAGGAACTAGAAGAGGCCGTAGCAGACGACAACAGCAAAAAAACTCGCAAAGTTACTGCTACTCGCCGTCGAGATGCGGGGAAGAAAAAGCCCTACACTGAGGACTCCATTCGGATTTATTTACAAGAGATTGGTCGGATACGACTCTTAAGAGCCGAAGAAGAAATCGAACTAGCTCGCAAAATCGCTGATTTACTAGAGCTAGAACGGCTTCGTGAAAAACTGCGGCGGAGTTTAGGTCGCTATCCCAGCGATAAAGAATGGGCTGAACAAGTCGGGATGGAATTGCCTGCCTTTCAGCGCCGATTATACTTAGGGCGAAGGGCAAAAGACAAAATGGTGCAGTCTAACCTGCGTCTGGTGGTTTCCATTGCCAAAAAGTATATGAACCGAGGGTTATCTTTCCAAGATTTAATTCAGGAAGGGTCTTTAGGGTTAATTCGGGCAGCCGAAAAATTCGACCACGAAAAAGGGTATAAATTCTCGACCTACGCTACCTGGTGGATTCGTCAAGCAATTACTAGAGCGATCGCCGATCAATCTCGGACTATTCGCTTGCCAGTTCATTTGTATGAAACGATTTCTCGAATTAAAAAGACGACCAAAATTCTCTCCCAAGAAATGCGTCGTAAACCCACCGAGGAAGAAATTGCCACCCGGATGGAAATGACCATCGAGAAACTACGATTTATTGCCAAATCGGCACAGTTACCCATCTCTCTAGAAACCCCCATCGGAAAAGAGGAAGATTCGCGCTTAGGAGATTTTATCGAAGCTGACGGAGAAACTCCGGAAGATGAAGTTTCTAAAAATTTATTGCGCGAAGATCTAGAAAACGTTCTCGATACTCTCAGTCCTCGGGAACGGGATGTATTGAGATTACGATATGGATTAGATGATGGACGGATGAAAACCTTAGAGGAAATTGGACAAATTTTTAATGTCACTCGGGAAAGAATTCGTCAAATTGAAGCTAAGGCTTTACGAAAATTACGTCATCCCAATCGTAATAGCATTTTAAAGGAATATATTCGTTAG
- a CDS encoding chlorophyll a/b-binding protein — protein MNNDNKFGFTSFAEVWNGRLAMIGFAAALIIELVSGQGLLHFWNLI, from the coding sequence ATGAATAACGACAACAAATTTGGCTTTACTTCTTTCGCAGAAGTTTGGAATGGTCGCTTGGCTATGATTGGGTTTGCTGCTGCTTTAATCATCGAACTGGTAAGCGGACAAGGATTATTACACTTCTGGAACTTAATATAA
- a CDS encoding tetratricopeptide repeat protein — protein MTKLSLCMIVKNEEASLTQCLESVKDVVDEMIVLDTGSSDKTVEIAQTLGAKVFYFEWSDDFSAARNEALKYVTGDWVLILDADEVLNPKIIPHLRQAISYEKNLVVNLIRQEIGATQSPYSLVSRLFRTHRELKFTRPYHAIIDDSVIQLLKKEPNWKIVELSDIAIFHYGYQPGVIASLDKTNRAKKAMEQFLGNAPNDPYVCSKLGALYLQIGQEKEGIKLLKQGLKSNQASPQVLFELHYHLGNAYTRQSQLERAVKHYQKAMNQPILPQLKIGAYHNTGSLLLSLGDLNNALKAYETTLNIDPNFAVGYYNLGMTLKAMGKLPEALAAYQKAITLAPDYASAYQNLGIILFKTGKIPESIESFKKAINLHETQNRPQEAQKLRQGLKEIGIIV, from the coding sequence ATGACTAAACTTAGCCTTTGCATGATTGTTAAAAATGAAGAAGCTTCTTTAACTCAATGTTTAGAAAGCGTTAAAGATGTGGTTGACGAAATGATTGTGCTAGACACAGGCTCTAGCGATAAAACTGTAGAAATCGCTCAAACATTAGGGGCAAAAGTCTTTTATTTTGAATGGAGTGATGATTTTTCAGCCGCCCGAAATGAAGCCTTAAAGTATGTGACGGGAGACTGGGTTTTAATTTTGGATGCTGATGAAGTTTTAAATCCTAAAATCATTCCTCATTTACGTCAAGCAATTAGTTATGAAAAGAATTTAGTTGTTAATTTAATTCGTCAAGAAATCGGGGCAACTCAATCTCCTTATTCTCTCGTTTCTCGATTATTTCGGACTCATCGGGAGCTTAAATTTACCCGTCCTTATCATGCTATAATTGACGATAGCGTCATTCAATTACTCAAAAAAGAACCTAACTGGAAAATTGTAGAATTATCAGATATTGCGATTTTTCATTATGGATATCAACCCGGAGTTATTGCTTCTTTAGATAAAACTAATCGAGCTAAAAAAGCAATGGAACAGTTTTTAGGGAATGCTCCTAACGACCCTTATGTGTGTAGTAAACTAGGGGCACTTTATCTACAAATCGGACAAGAAAAAGAAGGAATAAAACTCTTAAAACAAGGATTAAAATCTAATCAAGCGTCTCCTCAAGTTTTATTTGAATTACATTATCATTTAGGAAATGCTTATACTCGTCAATCCCAATTAGAGCGGGCAGTTAAGCATTATCAAAAAGCCATGAATCAGCCGATTTTACCGCAATTAAAAATAGGAGCTTACCATAATACAGGGAGTTTATTATTATCCCTAGGAGACCTCAATAACGCCCTCAAAGCTTATGAAACAACCCTCAACATTGACCCTAATTTTGCTGTAGGATATTACAATTTAGGCATGACTCTTAAAGCAATGGGAAAACTCCCAGAAGCCCTCGCCGCCTATCAAAAAGCCATTACTCTAGCCCCTGATTATGCCTCAGCTTATCAAAATTTAGGGATTATCCTCTTCAAAACGGGAAAAATCCCAGAAAGTATAGAAAGTTTTAAAAAAGCCATTAACCTCCATGAAACTCAAAATCGTCCTCAAGAAGCGCAAAAACTGCGCCAAGGACTCAAAGAAATTGGAATTATCGTTTAA